A part of Mycobacteriales bacterium genomic DNA contains:
- a CDS encoding DUF6308 family protein, with protein sequence MERVIRPAAPGARAAALGELRLCAGTLVVEHPDQLLLDYLDVRNGYAYPAYDRLLTNGTAELVDGDLLAPALIGVHMDAGRFSLLREMLPALEAVAELPEVALDEADEDHLLCVAGLFGILDEPRYSGRGVRGTVVSKVLHRKRPDLVPLYDSRIFEAYTAPGVLPRSTDRAWADFIADLCRQMRDDLQAERDAFDALELLAAEDGHELTRLRILDILVWRTADAWH encoded by the coding sequence GTGGAACGCGTCATCCGCCCGGCCGCGCCCGGAGCCCGCGCCGCTGCCCTCGGCGAGCTGCGGCTGTGCGCCGGCACGCTCGTGGTCGAGCACCCCGACCAGCTGCTGCTCGACTACCTCGACGTCCGCAACGGCTACGCCTATCCCGCCTACGACCGGCTGCTGACCAACGGGACGGCGGAGCTGGTCGACGGCGACCTGCTCGCGCCGGCGCTGATCGGCGTGCACATGGACGCCGGCCGGTTCTCGCTGCTGCGGGAGATGCTGCCCGCGCTCGAGGCGGTGGCGGAGCTGCCCGAGGTCGCCTTGGACGAGGCGGACGAGGACCACCTGCTGTGCGTGGCCGGGCTGTTCGGGATCCTCGACGAGCCGCGGTACTCCGGTCGTGGCGTCCGCGGGACCGTCGTGAGCAAGGTGCTGCACCGCAAGCGCCCCGACCTGGTCCCGCTCTACGACTCGCGGATCTTCGAGGCCTATACCGCACCAGGTGTGCTGCCGCGCTCCACGGACCGGGCCTGGGCGGACTTCATCGCCGACCTGTGCCGGCAGATGCGCGACGACCTGCAGGCCGAGCGCGACGCCTTCGACGCGCTGGAGCTGCTGGCGGCCGAGGACGGGCATGAGCTCACCCGGCTGCGGATCCTCGACATCCTGGTGTGGCGCACCGCGGACGCCTGGCACTGA